In Procambarus clarkii isolate CNS0578487 chromosome 6, FALCON_Pclarkii_2.0, whole genome shotgun sequence, one DNA window encodes the following:
- the LOC123749566 gene encoding uncharacterized protein codes for MATGQRAKTADVALTSPVILSGPVPGYEDPEPGYEDPEPGYEDPEPGYEDPEPGYEDPEPGYEDPEPGYEDPEPGYEDPEPGYEDPEPGYEDPEPGYEDPEPGYEDPEPGYEDPEPGYEDPGYEDPGYEDPGYEDPEPGYEDPEPGYEDPEPGYEDPEPGYEDPEPGYEDPEPGYEDPEPGYEDPEPGYEDPEPGYEDPEPGYEDPEPGHEDPEPGHEDPEPGHEDPEPGHEDPEPGYEDPEPGYEDPEPGYEDPEPGYEDPEPGYEDPEPGYEDPEHEDPEPGYEDPEPGYEDPEPGYEDPEPGYEDPEPGYEDQEPGYEV; via the exons ATGGCAACTGGACAGCGCGCCAAGACCGCAGATGTCGCCCTCACCTCGCCCGTGATTTTATCTG GACCCGTGCCGGGGTATGAGGACCCGGAGCCGGGGTATGAGGACCCGGAGCCGGGGTATGAGGACCCGGAGCCGGGGTATGAGGACCCGGAGCCGGGGTATGAGGACCCGGAGCCGGGGTATGAGGACCCGGAGCCGGGGTATGAGGACCCGGAGCCGGGGTATGAGGACCCGGAGCCGGGGTATGAGGACCCGGAGCCGGGGTATGAGGACCCGGAGCCGGGGTATGAGGACCCGGAGCCGGGGTATGAGGACCCGGAGCCGGGGTATGAGGACCCGGAGCCGGGGTATGAGGACCCGGGGTATGAGGACCCGGGGTATGAGGACCCGGGGTATGAGGACCCGGAGCCGGGGTATGAGGACCCGGAGCCGGGGTATGAGGACCCGGAGCCGGGGTATGAGGACCCGGAGCCGGGGTATGAGGACCCGGAGCCGGGGTATGAGGACCCGGAGCCGGGGTATGAGGACCCGGAGCCGGGGTATGAGGACCCGGAGCCGGGGTATGAGGACCCGGAGCCGGGGTATGAGGACCCGGAGCCGGGGTATGAGGACCCGGAGCCGGGGCATGAGGACCCGGAGCCGGGGCATGAGGACCCGGAGCCGGGGCATGAGGACCCGGAGCCGGGGCATGAGGACCCGGAGCCGGGGTATGAGGACCCGGAGCCGGGGTATGAGGACCCGGAGCCGGGGTATGAGGACCCGGAGCCGGGGTATGAGGATCCGGAGCCGGGGTATGAGGACCCGGAGCCGGGGTATGAGGACCCGGAGCATGAGGACCCGGAGCCGGGGTATGAGGACCCGGAGCCGGGGTATGAGGACCCGGAGCCGGGGTATGAGGACCCGGAGCCGGGGTATGAGGACCCGGAgccggggtatgaggaccaggagccggGGTATGAGGTTTAA